The genomic region GACCACGTGTCCGTCACTGCGAGCGCCACTCGCGTCACCAGCGCGCCCGCCATCAGCACGAAGCACAAGGCCTATGACCTGGCGCTGCCGTCCGGCGCCGAGGGCTCCGTCACGTACGTGCCGGCCACCACCGGTTCATACGCATTCTACCGGGCGCAGAACGTGGCCTTCACCGTCGTCAACGGCGCCACCAGCGCCACGGTGCCCTCCGCGCTGACGCACACCGTGTCGTCCTCGGGGTGCTCGCTCACGCACGTGTCCGTCTACGACCTGACGGCGGGCACGACGTACATCCTCGCGGCGGGGCCGGCGTCCGGCAACGCGCTCACCGTGGTGCCGGAGTTCCTCAACGACACGCGCACGCGCTACTACCAGGACGCGGACGGTGACGGGTACGGCAACAACGCCACGTCCGTCCTCACCGCGTGCACGCCGCCCTCCGGCTACACGACGCAGCGCTTCGACTGCAACGACACCCCGGGCTCCGGCGCCAGCATCAACCCGGGCGCCACGGAGATCTGTGGCAACGGCATCGACGACAACTGCGATGGGTCGCAGTGCTGACCGCGCTCCCCTGAGCGGGTCCGCTCCCGCGCCGGAGCATCTCACCTCGGAACGGTGCTCCGGCGCGGGCCTTTCCCTGCATGCATGAAGGACTCCCCTCGATGCGTCTCTCCTCCGCCACCTTCCTGTTCGCCACCTGTGCCGCCCTCGCGCTGAGCGGCTGCGATGACGACGCCCCCATCGTCACGCCAGACGCCGGCCTCCCGACGGACGCGGGCTCCGATGCGGGCACCGGCACCGACGCGGGCACGACCGCGTCCACCGCCACCGTCACCACCGCCCATCCTTCCGAGGGCGAGACGGACGTCTACCCACTGGAGATGTACCTGGACGCGTCCGGACAGACGCCGGTCATCGCCTTCCGCAAGGTGCTGATGCTCACCTTCAGCGAGCCCATGGACCCGTCCGCCGCCCAGGTCACGCTGCACGACCGCACGGACACCACCGTGCCCGCCCGCGTCCTGACCGGCACCTGGTCCGAGGACGCGCGCACGCTCACCGTCACCGTGCCGCGCACCGAGGAGAGCACCCGGCCGCTGGAGGTCTCCACGCACCACGCCCTGGCGCTGGACGCGCTGAAGGACGCGGCCGGACGGGCGCTGGCAGCGGCCACCGTGGGGCTGGGCGGCGACACCGCGCTGGACTTCACCACCGGCGAGCGCGCCCCGGAGCTGGAGCACGCGTGCACGCACACGCTCGTCAACACGCCGGAGGCGGTCACCGCGGGCCGCACGCCCTTCGACTTCCCGCCTGACACGCACACCGGCCACGCGCGCTACGACGTCACCTTGCGCCCGGGTGAGTCGGGCTTCGGTGGCTACACGGGCTTCATCTCCGACCCGGAGAACGCCGAGCACGTCACGCTCTACCTGAACCAGCAGGTCCCCACGAAGGTCACCAACGACACGGCGGGGACGGACGTGGCGTCGGTGCTCGCCCCCGCGCGGTTCATCTGCGCCGGCATCACGCACACGGTGACGTTCACGTCGGAGCCGGGGGATCAGATCCACCTGTTCCAGTTCGGTCCCGTGGCCACGGAGCACCTCCAGTTCGTGCTGGAGCGCGAATAGCAATCCCCCTCAGCCCGAGGGGAGGGCGTGCGTCCACCAGGACAAGGTGGGCCACCCCGCCGGTCCAATGCCGCGTGAAGGTCTGCCCGCTACGGTGACGGTATCTCTCGGACCCGGAGGCCTACCGCATGCGCCACGCCGCTCCCCGAAGGACGCTCGCCCCTCACGAGGAAGTGCAGACGTTGCCCCACTACCTGGTGGGCGAAGCACTGGATGGCATCCTCTACGTCTCGTCGCCACCCATCACGCGCAAGCAGGGCATGACGCCGCTCATGGGACGCGCGCCGGAGGGCTGGTGGTGGACCTCCGAGCCCCGGCTGCTGTTGGGCGAGGACGTGCTCGTCCCGGACCTGGCGGGCTGGATGAGCGGACGGCCGCCGACACTGCCGGATGGCTCGTTCATCGACCGCGTGCCGGATTGGGTCTGCGAGGTGCTTTCGCCCGCCACCGCGAAGCTGGACCTGACCATCAAGCTGCCGCGCTACGCCCGCGCGGGCATCCGACACGCGTGGATCATCAACCCCGTGCACCGCGTGGTGGAGGTGTTCCGCCAGGACCACGAGCGCTGGGTGCTGCTGAACACCTTCGTGAGCGAGGACCGCGTGCGCGCCGACCCCTTCGGCAAGGCGGACCTGGTGCTCGCGCCGTTCTGGACGCAGGTGTGAATCACACCGCGGGCTCCCACGCGCCCGTGAATGCGTCGAAGCGGCGCACGTTGACGCTCAGCGCCCGGTACACCTGCGTGTCCGTCCCCACTTCCACCGGCGTCCCATCCGCGGGCACCGTCAGCCGCTCGAAGCGCGCGCCGGTGAACCAGCGGTGCGGCTGCGGCTCCAGGACGAAGAGGCCCTCGTCATCCAGGTCCACCTCGATGGGCACGAAGTCCACGCGCTGGAGCTCCACGGGCGGCG from Corallococcus exiguus harbors:
- a CDS encoding Uma2 family endonuclease, which codes for MRHAAPRRTLAPHEEVQTLPHYLVGEALDGILYVSSPPITRKQGMTPLMGRAPEGWWWTSEPRLLLGEDVLVPDLAGWMSGRPPTLPDGSFIDRVPDWVCEVLSPATAKLDLTIKLPRYARAGIRHAWIINPVHRVVEVFRQDHERWVLLNTFVSEDRVRADPFGKADLVLAPFWTQV
- a CDS encoding putative metal-binding motif-containing protein → MLKMKRIALGALLSLGLTACGPMEEAPEASFEAQDSQELEAGCTSLGTGITTHACTHSGNPTDHVSVTASATRVTSAPAISTKHKAYDLALPSGAEGSVTYVPATTGSYAFYRAQNVAFTVVNGATSATVPSALTHTVSSSGCSLTHVSVYDLTAGTTYILAAGPASGNALTVVPEFLNDTRTRYYQDADGDGYGNNATSVLTACTPPSGYTTQRFDCNDTPGSGASINPGATEICGNGIDDNCDGSQC